A portion of the Halalkalicoccus tibetensis genome contains these proteins:
- a CDS encoding proton-conducting transporter membrane subunit → MVEVDSIRPLAAVLVSFVATGAIVASYRYPNVRDSWSVITALTKFGIVASMLPGVMDGTIYVWSFGTFVPGVEFALRADPLGMLFALLASFLWIFTAFYATGYMRGLDEPNQTRFFAAFAMSLSTALGIAFAQNLVTIFVFYELLSIATYPLVAHDEDADARIAGRKYVAYTFFGGGVLVLAGTVLVFFMAGTVDFAAGGIPALAEAASADPWFARLAFGLLVAGFGVKAALMPMHSWLADAMVAPTPVSGLLHAVAVVKSGAFGIARVILDVFGPGLVADLSVHVPVAIVAAFTLTAASIIALRKDHLKRRLAYSTTAQLSYIVLGLSMLHPYAILGGLLHIPAHAFGKLTLFFCAGAIHVETHTDYISEMAGIGKRMPFTMGAFTLGAAAMAGIPLLGGFVSKYYMLIGGLGAGGIGTIGAESAVMSPTMGVIFSGSLIVSGLLNIAYFWPIVYTAYFESENRHDAKPLLEFPAGGKTESYGVEVGRLTDGGERSPASRSSSERGSDGGEPVDDEDADADTNTNADHGSGYAVDRFPSDHVDADHDDHDHDDHDDHDDHHHGGPPADGWERRTPWTESTWLMMVPIGLIVTGAIVLGVVPGRAVFLDLVVYIVEEVTGEVVP, encoded by the coding sequence ATGGTTGAAGTAGACAGCATCAGGCCGCTCGCGGCCGTCCTCGTCTCGTTCGTCGCGACGGGGGCGATCGTCGCGTCGTATCGCTATCCGAACGTCCGCGACAGCTGGTCGGTGATCACCGCACTCACCAAGTTCGGGATCGTCGCCAGCATGCTTCCCGGCGTGATGGACGGGACCATCTACGTCTGGAGCTTCGGCACCTTCGTCCCCGGCGTCGAGTTCGCGCTGCGCGCGGACCCGCTGGGGATGCTCTTCGCCCTGCTCGCGTCGTTCCTGTGGATCTTCACCGCGTTCTACGCGACGGGCTACATGCGCGGGCTCGACGAGCCCAATCAGACGCGCTTTTTCGCCGCGTTCGCGATGAGCCTTTCAACCGCCCTCGGTATCGCCTTCGCCCAGAACCTCGTGACGATCTTCGTCTTCTACGAGCTGCTGTCGATCGCGACCTACCCGCTGGTCGCCCACGACGAGGACGCCGACGCACGCATCGCCGGCCGGAAGTACGTCGCCTACACCTTCTTCGGCGGCGGCGTGCTCGTGCTCGCGGGCACGGTGCTCGTCTTCTTCATGGCCGGCACCGTCGACTTCGCCGCGGGCGGCATCCCCGCACTGGCGGAGGCCGCGAGCGCCGACCCGTGGTTCGCCCGCCTCGCGTTCGGTCTCCTGGTGGCCGGCTTCGGCGTGAAGGCCGCGCTCATGCCGATGCACTCCTGGCTCGCCGACGCGATGGTCGCGCCCACGCCCGTCTCGGGGCTGCTGCACGCGGTCGCGGTCGTCAAGTCGGGCGCGTTCGGGATCGCGCGGGTGATCCTCGACGTCTTCGGGCCCGGCCTCGTCGCCGACCTGAGCGTCCACGTCCCGGTCGCGATCGTCGCGGCGTTCACCCTGACCGCGGCCTCGATCATCGCGCTGCGAAAGGACCACCTCAAACGCCGGCTCGCCTACTCGACGACCGCCCAGCTCTCCTATATCGTGCTGGGGCTGTCGATGCTCCATCCCTACGCGATCCTCGGCGGGCTGCTTCACATCCCGGCCCACGCGTTCGGGAAGCTCACGCTGTTCTTCTGTGCGGGGGCGATCCACGTCGAGACCCACACCGACTACATCAGCGAGATGGCCGGCATCGGCAAGCGGATGCCGTTCACGATGGGCGCGTTCACGCTCGGGGCGGCCGCAATGGCCGGCATCCCCCTGCTCGGCGGGTTCGTCAGCAAGTACTACATGCTGATCGGCGGGCTCGGCGCCGGCGGGATCGGCACCATCGGCGCCGAGAGCGCCGTGATGAGCCCGACGATGGGCGTGATCTTCTCGGGCTCGCTGATCGTCAGCGGCCTGCTCAACATCGCGTACTTCTGGCCGATCGTCTACACGGCCTACTTCGAGAGCGAGAACCGCCACGACGCGAAGCCGCTGCTCGAGTTCCCGGCCGGCGGGAAGACCGAGTCCTACGGCGTCGAGGTCGGGCGGCTCACCGACGGTGGTGAGCGAAGCCCCGCTTCGCGATCCTCGTCGGAACGGGGTTCCGACGGTGGCGAGCCGGTCGACGACGAAGACGCGGACGCGGACACGAACACGAACGCGGACCACGGAAGCGGCTACGCGGTCGACCGGTTCCCGAGCGACCACGTCGACGCGGACCACGATGACCACGATCACGACGACCACGATGACCACGACGACCACCACCACGGCGGACCGCCCGCGGACGGATGGGAGCGACGAACGCCCTGGACCGAGAGCACCTGGCTCATGATGGTGCCCATCGGCCTGATCGTGACCGGCGCGATCGTCCTCGGGGTCGTCCCGGGTCGGGCCGTGTTCCTCGACCTGGTCGTCTACATCGTCGAGGAGGTCACCGGGGAGGTGGTGCCATGA
- a CDS encoding monovalent cation/H+ antiporter subunit D family protein: protein MIENVPALLVVVPILAATLPLFVGLRYEDAGWTIAALTTTALFALSVWLAVEVFTAGEMVIHQLGGFDRPVGIELVADRLSVPFLVLVTAISAGVLAYTRRGGPRGNSFYSAYLLLVGGLAGLSLTGDVFNMFVFLEIVGLTTYALIAKGKSGEAAIAALKYLIIGTVGASLYLVGVGFLFVATGTLNMIDLATAIPERAGYGDPLILSAFAFIFVGFAIKIALFPLHTWQPDAYQRAPDGVTPMISALVSTVSAYALFRLTYSVFTVEFLLATPYATEIVVTLGSLSVLAGSVLAVMQREVKRMLAYSSVSQFGLVVLAYGLLNDTALVGALIHLFGHAIMKGGLFLGVGVVAAGVGARTVDEYGGLAKRMPFAAGALAVLGIALVGVPPSVGFVGKWFIAVGAVEAGAWPVAVVIFLSTMLTLAYVARLLEKMYFTPVADRPTPGAVATDGGEQPEGWRAESDGTAGKAERDPGPTEPRDLGAIAPDAVSRGMLWMTIIAALLSVALGFAGGAFDSLLTPFIEEVLNG from the coding sequence ATGATTGAGAACGTCCCCGCGCTGTTGGTCGTGGTGCCGATCCTCGCGGCCACCCTGCCGCTGTTCGTGGGGCTGCGCTACGAGGACGCGGGCTGGACGATCGCCGCGCTCACGACCACGGCGCTGTTCGCGCTGTCGGTCTGGCTCGCCGTCGAGGTCTTCACCGCCGGCGAGATGGTGATCCACCAGTTGGGCGGCTTCGACCGACCGGTCGGCATCGAGCTGGTCGCCGACCGGCTCTCGGTGCCGTTCCTCGTGCTCGTGACCGCCATCTCGGCGGGCGTGCTCGCCTACACCCGCAGGGGCGGCCCCCGCGGAAACAGCTTCTACAGCGCCTACCTGCTGCTGGTCGGGGGCCTCGCGGGGCTCTCGCTGACCGGCGACGTCTTCAACATGTTCGTCTTCCTCGAGATCGTCGGGCTGACGACCTACGCCCTGATCGCGAAAGGGAAGTCGGGCGAGGCGGCGATCGCGGCGCTCAAGTACCTCATCATCGGGACCGTCGGCGCGTCGCTCTATCTCGTCGGCGTCGGCTTCCTCTTCGTCGCGACGGGGACGCTCAACATGATCGATCTGGCGACCGCGATCCCCGAGCGGGCGGGCTACGGCGACCCGCTGATCCTCTCGGCCTTCGCCTTCATCTTCGTCGGCTTCGCGATCAAGATCGCGCTGTTTCCCCTCCATACCTGGCAGCCCGACGCCTACCAGCGCGCGCCCGACGGCGTGACGCCGATGATCTCGGCGCTGGTCTCGACGGTCTCGGCGTACGCGCTGTTCCGGCTGACCTACTCGGTGTTCACCGTCGAGTTCCTGCTCGCGACACCCTACGCGACCGAGATCGTCGTCACCCTCGGCTCGCTCAGCGTGCTCGCGGGGAGCGTGCTGGCGGTGATGCAGCGGGAGGTGAAACGGATGCTCGCCTACTCGTCGGTCTCACAGTTCGGCCTCGTGGTGCTGGCGTACGGTCTGCTCAACGACACCGCGCTGGTCGGCGCGCTGATCCACCTGTTCGGCCACGCGATCATGAAGGGCGGGCTGTTCCTCGGGGTCGGCGTGGTCGCCGCGGGCGTCGGCGCCCGCACCGTCGACGAGTACGGCGGGCTCGCGAAACGCATGCCCTTTGCGGCCGGCGCGCTCGCGGTGCTCGGGATCGCGCTCGTGGGCGTGCCGCCCTCGGTCGGCTTCGTCGGCAAGTGGTTCATCGCCGTCGGCGCCGTCGAGGCGGGCGCCTGGCCCGTCGCGGTCGTGATCTTCCTGAGCACGATGCTCACGCTCGCCTACGTCGCCCGGCTGCTCGAGAAGATGTACTTCACCCCGGTCGCGGACCGGCCGACGCCGGGTGCGGTCGCGACGGACGGTGGCGAGCAGCCCGAAGGATGGCGAGCCGAGTCGGACGGAACCGCCGGCAAAGCGGAACGCGACCCCGGCCCGACCGAGCCGCGCGACCTCGGTGCGATCGCCCCCGACGCCGTCTCGAGGGGGATGCTCTGGATGACGATCATCGCCGCGCTGCTCTCGGTCGCGCTCGGCTTCGCGGGCGGCGCGTTCGACTCGCTGCTGACGCCCTTTATCGAGGAGGTTCTCAATGGTTGA
- a CDS encoding cation:proton antiporter subunit C: protein MLELLATRYAYVAFIVLLSVGLYMVIASENLVKKVVGVNLFQTAIFLFFVAAAYVDGGSSPVVPADPGGATEALASPLPHVIVLTAIVVGVALTAVGLALIVRIYTEYGTLREDVLREVRADD from the coding sequence ATGCTCGAACTACTCGCCACACGCTACGCCTACGTCGCGTTCATCGTCCTGCTATCGGTGGGACTGTACATGGTGATCGCCAGCGAGAACCTCGTGAAGAAGGTGGTCGGGGTCAACCTCTTCCAGACCGCGATCTTCCTGTTCTTCGTCGCGGCGGCCTACGTCGACGGGGGCTCTTCGCCTGTCGTCCCGGCCGACCCCGGCGGGGCGACCGAGGCGCTCGCGAGCCCGCTGCCCCACGTGATCGTGCTCACCGCCATCGTCGTCGGGGTCGCCCTGACGGCGGTCGGCCTCGCACTGATCGTGCGGATCTACACCGAGTACGGCACCCTGCGCGAGGACGTCCTCCGGGAGGTGCGTGCGGATGATTGA
- a CDS encoding MnhB domain-containing protein has translation MSAPDTGGDSYTESQVIMSTVKIVTPFVLTYGLFVTFHGADTPGGGFQGGAIIGVVILMLAFAFGIEPTRDWLANSTVIGLIAGGVVAFAGIGVATMLLGGAFLEYRLLPIPDPVRYGMEGIEILGVAAIVSGTVIGLFFVTAAGFTAETTARPERSRVGTSEGDQPRIRGDTDTEGDD, from the coding sequence ATGAGCGCGCCCGACACCGGGGGCGACTCCTATACGGAGAGCCAGGTGATCATGTCGACGGTGAAGATCGTCACGCCGTTCGTGCTCACCTACGGGCTGTTCGTCACCTTCCACGGCGCGGACACCCCCGGCGGGGGGTTCCAGGGCGGGGCGATCATCGGGGTCGTGATCCTGATGCTCGCCTTCGCCTTCGGGATCGAGCCCACCCGCGACTGGCTCGCGAACTCGACGGTGATCGGCCTGATCGCCGGCGGGGTCGTCGCCTTCGCGGGTATCGGGGTCGCCACGATGCTCCTGGGCGGCGCGTTCCTCGAGTACCGCCTGCTGCCGATCCCCGATCCCGTCCGCTACGGGATGGAGGGCATCGAGATCCTCGGCGTCGCGGCGATCGTCTCGGGCACCGTCATCGGCCTGTTCTTCGTGACGGCCGCCGGCTTCACCGCCGAGACGACCGCCCGGCCCGAGCGCTCGCGGGTCGGAACGAGCGAGGGCGACCAGCCTCGTATCCGGGGCGACACCGACACGGAGGGAGACGACTGA
- a CDS encoding DUF4040 domain-containing protein yields MTPLEATLIAFVLVTAVATALFRDVLSAIIVFGAYSLGMAIIYTLLLAPDVAMTEAAISAGVTTILLLLTIAKTVRPPTDELFESVNVPALIAVGAFALVLGAAVLPEIPAVGDPDAIAWANPEVTGYYLQNTYADTGVQNSVAAVLAAYRGFDTFGEAVVVFGAAVAVLLVLHREVFA; encoded by the coding sequence ATGACGCCGCTGGAGGCGACGCTGATCGCGTTCGTGCTGGTGACCGCGGTCGCCACGGCGCTGTTCCGGGACGTGCTCTCGGCGATCATCGTCTTCGGTGCCTACAGCCTGGGGATGGCGATCATCTACACCCTGCTGCTGGCGCCGGACGTCGCGATGACCGAGGCCGCCATCAGCGCGGGCGTCACGACGATCCTGCTGCTGTTGACGATCGCGAAGACCGTCCGCCCGCCGACCGACGAGCTCTTCGAGTCGGTGAACGTCCCCGCACTGATCGCGGTCGGCGCGTTCGCGCTCGTGCTCGGGGCGGCCGTCCTGCCCGAGATCCCGGCCGTCGGCGACCCCGACGCGATCGCGTGGGCCAACCCCGAGGTCACGGGGTACTACCTCCAGAACACCTACGCCGATACGGGCGTCCAGAACTCCGTCGCAGCGGTGCTCGCGGCGTATCGCGGGTTCGACACCTTCGGCGAGGCGGTCGTCGTCTTCGGGGCGGCGGTCGCCGTTCTGCTGGTGCTCCACCGGGAGGTGTTCGCATGA
- the mnhG gene encoding monovalent cation/H(+) antiporter subunit G — protein MIESLRVGAIVVLIAGGVFFTFVSATGVIRLPDIYTRAHTASQADTLGAGFALAAVALALGWQPSTVITVFLLFFIFVTNPTAAHAVARAAYESGIEPWREDEP, from the coding sequence ATGATCGAGAGCCTCCGCGTGGGGGCGATCGTCGTCCTCATCGCCGGCGGGGTCTTCTTCACGTTCGTCTCGGCGACGGGCGTGATTCGCCTGCCGGACATCTACACGCGCGCCCACACGGCCTCGCAGGCCGACACCCTCGGGGCCGGCTTCGCGCTCGCGGCCGTCGCGCTCGCGCTGGGCTGGCAACCCTCGACGGTGATCACCGTCTTCCTGCTGTTCTTCATCTTCGTGACCAACCCCACGGCCGCACACGCCGTCGCGCGGGCGGCCTACGAGTCGGGGATCGAGCCCTGGCGGGAGGACGAGCCATGA
- a CDS encoding cation:proton antiporter, whose translation MSLVNDVFLGAAAIFVILAIAMLYRAIKGPTMQDRVLAVNVLGTNTVVILALLAAGLDEPWFLDIALVYALLNFLMTIAISKFTVERGGII comes from the coding sequence GTGAGCCTCGTCAACGACGTCTTCCTCGGCGCGGCGGCGATCTTCGTGATCCTCGCGATCGCGATGCTCTATCGCGCGATCAAGGGCCCGACCATGCAGGACCGCGTGCTCGCGGTCAACGTGCTCGGAACCAACACCGTGGTGATCCTCGCGCTACTGGCGGCGGGGCTCGACGAGCCGTGGTTCCTCGACATCGCGCTGGTCTACGCGCTGCTCAACTTCCTGATGACGATCGCCATCTCGAAGTTCACCGTCGAGCGGGGTGGGATCATATGA
- a CDS encoding monovalent cation/H+ antiporter subunit E yields MATDRVLVPIEQSVTLRRTVAYAVDSVRESDGAAELHFVAAVTDDDQTPTGRAAIEDAESLLDRIRAWVHEDGGESIPIETAVVGTDRYLFSPRDYADRLAEYADEHAIDRAIIDPEYRPGASAPMLRPIEHRLEEHGLTYEEAPVSPATRRDQFVTAGGASRFLTLFLISFGFYLVLGDPTYWFDLVTGTVSGLIVAITLSHVTFPSAPTASRSPIRTLRFFVLYVPYLLFEIVKSNILIAAVILRPSMPIEPRLTRVRMTIPGGLPLTALANSITLTPGTLTVRADDQDLIVHALIPETREGLFEGSLERAVRFVFYGRAGARIPSPEERGDAELLRGEDS; encoded by the coding sequence GTGGCGACTGACCGGGTGCTCGTGCCGATCGAGCAGTCGGTGACGCTCCGGCGGACCGTCGCCTACGCCGTCGATTCGGTACGCGAATCCGACGGTGCCGCCGAGCTCCACTTCGTCGCCGCGGTGACCGACGACGACCAGACGCCGACGGGTCGGGCGGCCATCGAGGACGCCGAGTCGCTGCTCGATCGGATCCGGGCCTGGGTACACGAAGACGGGGGCGAGTCGATACCGATCGAGACCGCCGTCGTCGGGACCGACCGGTACCTGTTCAGCCCGCGCGACTACGCCGATCGCCTCGCCGAGTACGCCGACGAGCACGCCATCGATCGCGCGATCATCGACCCGGAGTACCGCCCCGGCGCGAGCGCGCCGATGCTCCGACCGATCGAACACCGCCTCGAGGAACACGGCCTCACCTACGAGGAGGCGCCCGTCTCACCCGCGACCCGGCGCGACCAGTTCGTGACCGCGGGCGGCGCGAGCCGGTTTCTCACGCTGTTTCTGATCTCCTTCGGCTTCTACCTCGTCCTCGGGGACCCGACCTACTGGTTCGACCTCGTGACCGGGACGGTCTCCGGGTTGATCGTTGCGATCACGCTCTCGCACGTGACGTTTCCGAGCGCGCCGACGGCGAGCCGGTCACCGATCCGGACGCTGCGCTTTTTCGTCCTCTACGTCCCGTATCTGCTCTTCGAGATCGTCAAGTCGAATATCCTGATCGCGGCCGTCATCCTCCGGCCGTCGATGCCGATCGAGCCGCGCCTGACCCGCGTCCGGATGACGATCCCCGGCGGGCTGCCGCTGACGGCGCTCGCGAACAGCATCACGCTCACCCCCGGGACGCTCACCGTCCGGGCCGACGACCAGGACCTGATCGTCCACGCGCTGATCCCCGAGACCCGGGAAGGCCTCTTCGAGGGGAGCCTTGAGCGCGCGGTCCGGTTCGTCTTCTACGGGCGGGCCGGCGCGCGCATCCCGAGCCCGGAGGAGCGCGGCGACGCCGAGCTGCTGCGGGGTGAGGACTCGTGA